From Marinobacter alexandrii, one genomic window encodes:
- a CDS encoding alpha-hydroxy acid oxidase: MNKGLFDTRYPSSQDLREKAKRRVPKFAFEYLIGGAGEERNLKKNHEDIQRIELMPQYIKKLDSVDHAVELFGKTYNAPFGIAPIGLQGLIWPNSPMVLAKAAFQKNIPFILSTVTTSSIEDVASITEGNFWFQLYHPAEEKLKKDMLDRAWESGCRVLVALADTPSFGIRYKDIKNGLSMPPKLSLKNILQITGKPNWALQTLVYGQPNFATLKSYMPKNLNLGQLGKFMNDTFNGRLDEEKLKALRGQWKGKLIIKGVVNEVDAEKAVAIGADGVIVSNHGGRQLDAGESTIHSLSRLLEKYENKLTMMMDGGIESGTDIARCLATGAKACFLGRTFMYGVGALGKKGGIHTINMLDMQLRQVMDQLGCESTDELTRDLIVQDWGK, translated from the coding sequence ATGAATAAAGGCTTATTCGACACCCGATACCCATCCTCACAAGACTTACGAGAAAAAGCTAAAAGGAGAGTCCCGAAATTTGCTTTCGAATACCTGATTGGTGGAGCCGGGGAAGAGAGAAACCTTAAAAAGAATCATGAGGACATCCAACGTATTGAATTGATGCCTCAATACATTAAGAAACTTGACTCAGTTGATCATGCCGTTGAATTATTTGGAAAAACATATAATGCCCCTTTTGGTATAGCCCCTATAGGTCTTCAGGGGTTGATTTGGCCTAATTCTCCAATGGTGCTTGCTAAGGCTGCCTTTCAAAAAAATATTCCATTTATCTTAAGTACGGTTACCACGAGTAGTATTGAGGATGTTGCATCAATTACAGAAGGAAATTTTTGGTTTCAACTCTATCATCCAGCTGAAGAGAAATTAAAGAAAGATATGCTTGATAGAGCATGGGAAAGTGGCTGTAGAGTCCTTGTAGCACTTGCTGATACTCCTAGCTTCGGTATTCGATACAAGGATATTAAAAATGGTTTAAGCATGCCCCCCAAGCTATCACTTAAGAATATTCTCCAAATCACTGGTAAACCCAACTGGGCACTACAAACTCTTGTGTATGGTCAGCCAAATTTTGCCACACTTAAGTCTTATATGCCAAAGAATCTGAACTTGGGTCAGCTGGGAAAATTTATGAATGACACGTTCAATGGAAGACTTGATGAAGAAAAATTAAAAGCTCTGAGAGGTCAATGGAAAGGAAAGCTGATAATTAAAGGAGTAGTAAATGAAGTCGATGCAGAAAAAGCTGTTGCTATCGGCGCTGACGGAGTGATTGTATCTAATCATGGAGGAAGGCAATTAGATGCAGGCGAGTCAACCATTCATTCGCTAAGCAGACTGCTTGAGAAGTATGAAAACAAACTTACCATGATGATGGATGGAGGAATTGAATCGGGTACTGACATTGCCAGGTGCTTGGCGACCGGAGCAAAGGCTTGCTTTCTTGGAAGAACTTTTATGTATGGCGTAGGAGCTTTAGGAAAAAAAGGAGGTATCCATACCATTAATATGCTTGATATGCAGCTAAGACAAGTGATGGATCAACTAGGATGTGAATCAACTGATGAATTGACTCGTGATCTAATTGTTCAAGACTGGGGCAAATGA
- a CDS encoding aldose epimerase family protein, with protein METDATYQFIQIDTICLLKGKRINQFSIDFNNGLKAQLLSYGGIIKQLQIPDHHGKYDNVVLELPSFKDYLADTQVVGSLVGRYANRVNNGKFILKDQEVQLSVNSGKHHLHGGFEGFGKKAWNTIRVEEKEEEVTISLGYLSIHNEESYPGNVNMIAEFIFTPDSFSITYRAQTDRATVFNPTNHCYFNLGGDFSKEIADHELLINADQYLPTSSEQIPLGKTVRVSNSPFDFRDTKKIAIPSVGEFEQIDQAKGYDHCFKLKNWDSETLQKAAVLSHDQSGRVMEVWTTEPGIQLYTGNYLDELKIDGVDCKKHTAVCLETQHFPDSPNQQDFPDVTLEPTDTFYSKTTYRFKTI; from the coding sequence ATGGAGACCGATGCTACATATCAGTTCATCCAGATTGATACCATTTGTCTATTGAAAGGAAAGCGAATTAATCAGTTTTCAATTGATTTTAACAATGGCCTTAAAGCTCAGCTACTTAGCTATGGTGGTATTATTAAACAACTTCAAATTCCAGATCATCATGGAAAATATGATAATGTAGTACTGGAGCTGCCATCATTCAAAGATTACCTTGCTGATACGCAGGTGGTAGGTAGCTTGGTGGGTAGGTATGCTAATAGGGTAAATAATGGAAAATTTATCTTAAAAGATCAGGAGGTTCAATTATCTGTAAATAGTGGAAAGCATCATCTGCACGGTGGGTTTGAGGGGTTTGGAAAGAAAGCCTGGAATACTATTAGAGTAGAAGAAAAAGAAGAAGAGGTGACTATTTCACTTGGTTATCTAAGCATTCACAATGAAGAATCTTATCCCGGCAATGTGAATATGATTGCTGAATTCATCTTTACGCCAGATTCTTTCTCAATCACCTATCGGGCTCAAACCGATAGAGCAACAGTATTTAATCCTACTAATCATTGCTACTTCAATTTGGGTGGAGATTTTTCCAAAGAAATAGCTGATCATGAGCTATTAATAAATGCTGATCAATACCTGCCAACCAGTAGTGAACAAATTCCTCTTGGGAAGACTGTGAGAGTGAGCAATTCTCCATTTGATTTCAGAGACACAAAAAAAATAGCTATTCCTTCAGTTGGTGAATTTGAGCAAATAGATCAAGCCAAAGGATATGATCATTGCTTTAAATTGAAAAATTGGGATTCGGAGACTCTGCAGAAAGCGGCTGTTTTAAGTCATGATCAAAGTGGTAGAGTAATGGAAGTATGGACCACTGAACCAGGAATACAGCTTTACACCGGAAACTACTTGGATGAGTTAAAGATTGATGGAGTTGATTGCAAAAAACATACTGCTGTCTGCTTAGAAACCCAGCATTTCCCGGATTCACCTAATCAACAAGATTTCCCTGATGTTACATTAGAACCAACGGATACCTTTTATTCAAAAACGACCTATAGATTCAAAACAATCTAA
- a CDS encoding N-acetylmuramoyl-L-alanine amidase, producing MEIQNLITKLPWHPTRRWSVRQLSKIGKIILHQELGEADVEAVNNYHIQPNHISSRGCPHLCYHYAIRKNGEIIQSNELSSVTWHCKGQNTSAIGIMVVGNFNGPGYDMGTSEPTKEQIKSIQFLIEYLQKSFNLSNQDVYGHYHFGKPACPGHDLQKLVEKYRNNLPEGPKVEKSVKEVQKRLNKLGYAAGREDGIHGIKTLSAIRRFQHTQGLVVDGIMGPKTWSRLIELTK from the coding sequence GTGGAAATACAAAACTTAATCACTAAGCTCCCATGGCATCCTACAAGAAGGTGGAGTGTTCGTCAATTATCTAAAATTGGCAAAATAATTCTTCATCAGGAGCTGGGAGAAGCTGACGTAGAAGCAGTTAATAATTATCATATTCAGCCTAACCATATTTCTTCAAGAGGTTGCCCTCACCTATGTTATCATTACGCTATTCGCAAGAATGGTGAGATTATTCAATCAAATGAACTATCAAGTGTTACTTGGCATTGCAAAGGACAAAATACTTCAGCAATAGGCATCATGGTTGTTGGAAACTTTAATGGTCCAGGTTATGACATGGGGACTTCAGAGCCAACTAAAGAACAGATAAAATCAATTCAGTTTTTAATAGAGTACCTCCAAAAGTCTTTCAACTTAAGTAATCAAGATGTTTACGGGCATTATCATTTTGGAAAACCAGCATGTCCTGGGCACGATCTTCAAAAATTGGTTGAAAAATATAGAAACAATCTCCCAGAAGGACCAAAAGTTGAAAAATCAGTAAAAGAGGTTCAAAAACGACTAAATAAACTTGGCTATGCCGCGGGTCGTGAAGATGGCATACATGGAATTAAAACTTTATCCGCGATCCGTAGATTCCAACATACCCAAGGGCTTGTCGTTGACGGAATCATGGGGCCAAAAACATGGAGTAGATTAATAGAATTGACAAAATAG
- a CDS encoding Fic family protein: protein MWIYQRNNWPNFKWDNGFASEKLATLHKKQGILLGQMEELGFTLKSDASMQMVTQDVLKSSLIEGENLPKDEVRSSVARRMGLEIGGLVNSSREVEGVVDMMLDATIKYNERLTKDRLLGWHNSLFPAGKSGMHSITVGLWRDNTRNDPMQVVSGAIGREVVHFQAPDADRLEEEMRRFLMWLNGRTKLDPLLKAAIAHLWFVTLHPFDDGNGRIARAVTDMLLARSDDMSFRFYSMSSSIEKDKKNYYAILEKTQRGDLDVSEWVMWFLNRLEDAFGQSHILLNDVLFQAKFWHNPELLGINNRQKNMLKKLLDDFQGKLTSSKWAKMTKTSQDTAGRDINDLIKKGILKKDDSGGRSTSYSLVRD from the coding sequence ATGTGGATATATCAGCGAAATAATTGGCCAAATTTTAAATGGGACAATGGATTTGCTTCTGAAAAGCTAGCTACACTTCATAAAAAGCAAGGCATATTACTTGGTCAAATGGAAGAATTGGGATTTACCTTAAAATCTGACGCTAGCATGCAGATGGTAACTCAGGATGTATTGAAGTCCAGTCTTATTGAGGGTGAGAACTTACCAAAAGACGAAGTTAGATCTTCTGTAGCCAGACGGATGGGATTGGAAATAGGTGGATTAGTGAACAGCAGCAGAGAGGTGGAAGGAGTGGTGGATATGATGCTTGATGCTACGATAAAATACAATGAAAGACTTACGAAAGATCGATTATTAGGATGGCATAATTCGCTTTTTCCAGCTGGAAAAAGCGGCATGCATTCCATAACTGTGGGTCTGTGGAGAGATAATACTAGGAATGATCCCATGCAGGTAGTTTCAGGAGCTATAGGCCGGGAGGTCGTTCATTTCCAAGCACCGGATGCCGATAGGCTTGAAGAGGAAATGCGACGATTTCTCATGTGGCTCAACGGTAGAACAAAGCTAGATCCATTGTTGAAAGCTGCCATAGCACATCTCTGGTTTGTGACATTACACCCTTTTGATGATGGAAATGGGCGCATAGCACGTGCTGTCACAGATATGTTATTGGCAAGATCGGATGATATGTCATTCAGATTTTATAGTATGTCTTCAAGCATAGAAAAAGATAAAAAAAATTACTATGCTATACTGGAGAAAACTCAACGCGGAGATTTAGATGTGTCTGAATGGGTCATGTGGTTTTTGAACCGTTTAGAAGATGCATTCGGACAATCTCATATACTCCTAAATGATGTTCTGTTTCAAGCCAAGTTTTGGCATAACCCCGAACTTCTAGGAATTAACAATCGCCAAAAGAATATGCTGAAAAAACTATTGGATGATTTTCAAGGAAAGCTTACTTCATCAAAGTGGGCTAAAATGACTAAAACTTCACAAGACACAGCGGGCAGGGATATCAACGATCTGATAAAGAAAGGAATCTTAAAAAAAGATGATTCTGGCGGAAGAAGCACAAGTTATTCATTGGTGAGAGATTGA
- a CDS encoding methylglyoxal synthase has translation MTIAIIAHDGKKAEMVQFLLDHKSFLKEASLIATGTTGLHVEKSGLKVTKLLSGPLGGDAQIAAMAAEGKVDAVIFFRDPLDKHPHEPDVQMLMRVCDVHNIPLATNPATAKLILGMFEGS, from the coding sequence ATGACAATAGCGATAATTGCCCATGATGGAAAAAAAGCTGAAATGGTTCAGTTTCTTTTAGACCACAAATCCTTTCTAAAAGAAGCCTCCTTGATAGCGACCGGAACCACTGGATTACATGTTGAAAAATCAGGTCTCAAAGTAACCAAACTCCTTTCCGGTCCATTGGGCGGAGATGCACAGATTGCGGCTATGGCTGCTGAGGGTAAGGTGGATGCAGTTATTTTCTTTCGAGACCCATTGGACAAGCACCCTCACGAACCGGATGTACAAATGCTCATGAGAGTTTGTGACGTCCACAATATTCCTTTAGCAACTAACCCGGCAACCGCTAAGTTGATTTTGGGAATGTTTGAAGGGAGTTAG
- a CDS encoding UDP-glucose--hexose-1-phosphate uridylyltransferase: MEFNKTHKRFNPLTEEWVLVSPHRTKRPWQGKQEDSVNETSESYNSSCYLCPGNRRANGDENPNYDSTFTFTNDFAALLPEQAKGDLDDRLLRANVEEGICKVVCFSPDHSLTMAKMTVEDIHSVVKLWKEQFVELASQPSINNVQIFENKGEIMGCSNPHPHGQIWAQSSVPNEIAKKTRSQNDYFEQHSSSLLGDYLLQELESRERVVCENEYFVCLVPFWAVWPYETMIIPRRHFRSIDEISGEEERGFAQILSEITIRYDNLFETSFPYSAGMQQRPTDGNGDLGWHFHYSFYPPLLRSATVKKFMVGYEMFANPQRDITAEQAAQILRDLSIIHYKKA, encoded by the coding sequence ATGGAATTCAATAAAACACATAAAAGATTCAATCCATTGACGGAAGAGTGGGTGCTCGTTTCACCTCACCGGACCAAAAGACCCTGGCAGGGGAAGCAAGAGGATTCTGTTAATGAAACGTCGGAATCTTATAATTCTAGCTGCTACTTATGTCCCGGAAATAGACGAGCCAACGGAGATGAAAATCCAAACTATGATTCCACTTTTACTTTTACCAATGATTTTGCAGCGCTACTTCCTGAGCAGGCAAAAGGTGATTTAGATGACAGACTTCTACGCGCTAATGTTGAAGAAGGTATTTGTAAAGTGGTGTGCTTCTCTCCAGATCATTCGCTCACCATGGCTAAAATGACTGTAGAGGATATTCATAGCGTAGTGAAACTTTGGAAAGAGCAATTTGTCGAACTAGCATCTCAACCTTCAATCAACAATGTTCAGATTTTTGAAAATAAGGGAGAAATTATGGGATGCAGTAACCCTCATCCGCATGGTCAAATTTGGGCGCAGAGCAGCGTCCCTAATGAAATAGCAAAGAAGACAAGAAGCCAAAATGATTATTTCGAACAGCATTCAAGTAGCCTTCTAGGAGACTATCTTTTGCAGGAGCTTGAATCAAGAGAACGAGTGGTTTGTGAGAATGAATACTTTGTGTGTTTGGTTCCATTTTGGGCAGTATGGCCTTATGAGACTATGATTATCCCCCGTAGGCATTTTCGTTCTATTGACGAAATAAGTGGAGAAGAGGAAAGAGGTTTTGCTCAAATTCTTTCCGAAATCACTATTCGGTATGATAACCTATTTGAGACTTCATTTCCATATTCTGCAGGAATGCAACAACGCCCAACGGATGGTAATGGCGATCTAGGTTGGCATTTTCATTATTCTTTTTACCCGCCCTTACTTCGTTCAGCTACGGTGAAAAAATTCATGGTAGGTTATGAAATGTTTGCCAATCCTCAAAGAGATATTACGGCTGAGCAAGCCGCTCAAATACTTCGTGATCTTTCAATTATACATTATAAAAAAGCTTAG
- the galK gene encoding galactokinase, whose protein sequence is MMNRKLIDKVKSKISELSDHSTLLVRAPGRINLIGEHTDYNKGFVLPAAIDLGIYFAFSLSNDSTCRVIALDEGESLDFTLDELEPLAGFSWKNYVLGVVSRLKSQGYGIEPFNIVFTGDLPQGSGLSSSAALECGVCFGLNELFHLDLSRREMALTAQWSEHHFVGVMCGIMDQYASLFGVEDHAILLDCDSLNHEVSPIKLSDHKFLLINSEVKHSHASSGYNVRREQTEEGVEIIARTYTAVRSMRDMHIEILENCKSSLSDKSYRRCKYIIEENERVHGIVEAMKSDDLGRVGELLKQGQEGMKNGYEITCEEIDFLADFANDYQGVLGARMMGGGFGGCTINLIERSIEDQFVSDIGEAYKKEFDINSTPISVEISDGVHIISESN, encoded by the coding sequence ATGATGAATAGAAAATTGATAGATAAGGTTAAGAGCAAAATCAGTGAACTTTCGGATCACTCTACATTACTAGTAAGAGCTCCTGGAAGAATCAATCTAATTGGAGAGCATACAGATTATAATAAAGGGTTCGTACTCCCGGCGGCCATTGACCTAGGCATCTACTTTGCCTTTTCACTTTCAAATGACAGCACGTGTCGAGTCATTGCTTTAGATGAAGGGGAATCATTAGATTTTACTTTAGATGAACTGGAACCACTTGCTGGTTTTTCATGGAAAAATTATGTGCTTGGAGTGGTATCAAGGTTGAAATCTCAAGGATATGGAATCGAGCCCTTTAATATAGTATTCACTGGAGACTTGCCCCAAGGATCAGGCTTATCCTCATCTGCTGCTTTAGAATGCGGAGTTTGTTTTGGCCTGAATGAACTCTTCCATTTAGATCTTTCTAGAAGAGAGATGGCTCTCACTGCACAATGGTCAGAGCATCATTTTGTGGGAGTGATGTGTGGAATTATGGATCAATATGCCAGTCTTTTCGGGGTAGAGGATCATGCGATTCTATTGGATTGTGATAGCCTCAATCATGAGGTTTCACCCATCAAATTATCCGATCATAAATTTCTCCTGATTAATTCTGAAGTGAAACACAGTCATGCCAGTTCAGGATATAATGTTCGGCGAGAACAGACAGAAGAAGGGGTGGAGATTATAGCTCGTACGTATACAGCTGTAAGGTCAATGAGGGACATGCATATTGAAATACTTGAGAATTGCAAGTCTTCCTTATCTGACAAAAGCTACCGTCGGTGCAAATACATAATAGAAGAGAATGAACGTGTACATGGAATAGTAGAGGCAATGAAATCAGATGACTTGGGCAGAGTAGGAGAGTTGCTAAAGCAAGGACAAGAGGGAATGAAAAATGGGTATGAGATTACTTGTGAGGAGATTGATTTTCTTGCCGATTTTGCCAATGACTATCAGGGAGTATTGGGAGCCAGAATGATGGGTGGAGGTTTTGGTGGTTGTACCATCAATCTGATAGAAAGAAGTATAGAGGATCAATTTGTCAGTGATATAGGGGAAGCTTACAAGAAAGAATTTGATATAAACTCAACTCCCATCTCAGTTGAGATATCAGATGGGGTGCATATTATCTCAGAATCAAACTAA
- a CDS encoding sodium/sugar symporter codes for MIFSTLDIIIFSSYCLLILCMGLFVSRSKKGVEKSAEDYFLAGKSLPWWAIGASLIAANISAEQFIGMTGSGFAIGLAIASYEWMAAITLLIVGKYFLPIFIEKGLYTIPQFIEKRFSANLKTILAIFWIALFVFVNLTSVLYLGAKALDTIVGTGDGSMLMKSIIGIALFAAAYSIWGGLSAVAWTDVVQVVLLVGGGLVTTFIALDTIAPDGGIINGFKYLYDQVPEKFSMILAEGEIITPNGKDAWWDLPGLSVLIGGMWVANLYYWGFNQYIIQRTLAAKSLKESQKGIAFAAFLKLLIPVIVVVPGIVAYLMNLDPNGEIGTLAAQNGFLNAEGTVTNDNAAPWLIKTLVPNGLRGLVLAALVAAIVSSLASMLNSTATIFTMDIFKPYINPNATSKQTVNVGRLTVAISLIIAVLIAPQLGNLGQAFQFIQEYTGLVSPGILAVFLMGLFVKKSTNNGAIWGVILSIPIALYFKVSPNEWSNAAIFVEIPFMQQMMITCLATLGIIYVISTLDKTDENRPIELKKSLFETSPTFNISAVIVCIITAVLYALFW; via the coding sequence ATGATATTTAGCACATTAGACATTATCATTTTTTCTTCTTATTGCTTGCTAATCCTTTGCATGGGACTATTTGTTTCTCGTAGCAAAAAAGGTGTAGAAAAAAGTGCGGAAGATTATTTTCTCGCAGGAAAGTCTCTGCCTTGGTGGGCGATAGGCGCGTCCCTCATTGCTGCAAACATTTCTGCGGAGCAGTTTATTGGGATGACTGGTTCAGGTTTTGCAATCGGGTTGGCCATTGCTTCTTATGAGTGGATGGCGGCTATCACTCTGCTGATTGTTGGTAAATACTTTCTGCCAATCTTTATTGAGAAAGGACTCTATACGATTCCTCAGTTCATTGAGAAAAGATTTAGCGCTAACCTTAAAACCATTTTGGCAATCTTCTGGATTGCGCTATTCGTTTTCGTAAATCTAACATCAGTTCTTTACCTGGGAGCCAAAGCCTTAGATACTATAGTAGGTACAGGCGATGGCAGTATGCTTATGAAGAGTATCATCGGAATTGCTCTTTTTGCAGCTGCTTACTCTATCTGGGGAGGTCTCTCAGCAGTTGCTTGGACGGATGTGGTGCAGGTAGTGCTATTAGTAGGAGGAGGACTAGTGACCACATTCATCGCTTTGGATACCATTGCGCCGGATGGAGGTATCATTAATGGGTTTAAGTATCTCTATGATCAGGTTCCTGAGAAGTTCAGTATGATACTAGCAGAAGGTGAAATTATTACACCAAATGGAAAAGATGCCTGGTGGGACCTGCCTGGGTTAAGTGTATTGATTGGCGGTATGTGGGTTGCTAACTTATACTACTGGGGGTTCAATCAATACATCATCCAGCGAACTTTGGCCGCCAAGAGTTTAAAAGAGTCTCAGAAAGGAATTGCTTTTGCTGCTTTCTTGAAGCTTTTGATTCCTGTAATAGTTGTAGTTCCCGGAATTGTAGCCTATCTAATGAATCTTGATCCAAATGGGGAGATCGGAACTTTGGCAGCACAAAATGGATTTTTGAATGCAGAAGGAACAGTAACGAATGATAATGCTGCTCCATGGTTGATCAAGACATTGGTGCCAAATGGACTCAGAGGGCTAGTGCTTGCTGCACTAGTAGCTGCTATAGTATCGTCGCTGGCTTCCATGCTAAACTCAACAGCTACTATCTTTACGATGGATATTTTCAAACCTTACATCAATCCAAACGCTACTTCTAAACAGACAGTCAATGTAGGAAGATTGACCGTGGCTATCTCACTTATTATTGCTGTTTTGATCGCACCACAGTTAGGAAATCTTGGACAAGCATTTCAGTTCATTCAAGAGTATACTGGTCTTGTCAGTCCGGGTATTCTTGCAGTATTCTTAATGGGACTTTTTGTGAAAAAATCAACCAATAACGGAGCGATTTGGGGAGTGATTCTATCCATCCCGATAGCATTGTATTTCAAAGTATCTCCTAATGAATGGTCAAACGCAGCGATTTTTGTAGAAATTCCTTTTATGCAGCAAATGATGATCACGTGTCTGGCTACTTTAGGAATTATTTATGTTATCAGCACACTTGACAAGACAGATGAGAATAGACCTATTGAACTCAAAAAGAGTTTATTTGAAACTTCGCCTACTTTTAATATCAGTGCCGTAATAGTTTGTATTATTACAGCAGTGCTTTATGCATTGTTTTGGTGA